In Falco biarmicus isolate bFalBia1 chromosome 7, bFalBia1.pri, whole genome shotgun sequence, a single window of DNA contains:
- the AEN gene encoding apoptosis-enhancing nuclease isoform X1 codes for MQIIPPGQPMGRQGAWLRRDLPGHVSAAASGPDTWEPRRVGAGGGMPPGKGQMTSLLPAPKVSAPTPGPAAGGCARPPEGPSSPQGRSKKKSRKHQRFMERRALLEQKGLLSPRRRQSSQAPARSALPKADGTRAPRCGKVPKPKQVISTSLSPSASPDSIARHHSMLLSQGNGSCKGVRMSSPLLRPGKYVAIDCEMVGTGPQGRLSELARCSVVNYEGDVIYDKYVRPELPIVDYRTRWSGITKQHMKSAIPFKTAQAEILKILKDKIVVGHAIHNDFQALKYFHPKDRTRDTSQSPVLNQRAGLPGRASISLKSLARQLLQKKIQVSCKGHSSVEDARTAMELYRLVEVQWETELARSLPPRPPSPIEDPTADSIQYMDDQYWPTDLMTSSL; via the exons ATGCAAATCATCCCTCCGGGACAGCCAATGGGAAGGCAGGGGGCGTGGCTACGACGGGACTTGCCCGGGCATGTGAGCGCGGCCGCTTCCGGACCGGACACGTGGGAGCCGCGCCGGGTCGGGGCAGGCGGCG GGATGCCTCCCGGCAAAGGGCAGATGACctcgctgctgcctgccccgAAGGTCTCAGCGCCCACCCCtggccccgccgcggggggctgTGCTCGGCCCCCCGAGGGACCCAGCTCGCCGCAGGGTCGCAGCAAGAAGAAGAGCCGTAAGCACCAGCGGTTCATGGAGCGCCGGGCGCTGCTGGAGCAGAAGGGGCTGCTGAGCCCCCGCAGGCGCCAGAGCAGCCAGGCCCCTGCACGCAGCGCGCTCCCCAAGGCAGACGGCACCAGGGCACCGCGCTGCGGGAAGGTCCCCAAGCCCAAACAGGTCATCTccacatccctgtccccatccgCCTCTCCGGACAGCATAGCCAGGCACCACTCCATGCTCCTGTCCCAGGGGAATGGCAGCTGCAAGGGGGTGCGAATGTCCTCCCCGCTCCTGCGCCCGGGCAAGTACGTGGCCATCGACTGTGAGATGGTGGGCACTGGTCCTCAGGGCAGGCTGAGCGAGCTGGCACGGTGCTCTGTGGTGAACTATGAGGGCGACGTCATCTATGACAAGTATGTCCGGCCCGAGCTCCCCATTGTGGACTACCGGACACGCTGGAGTGGCATCACCAAGCAGCACATGAAGAGTGCGATTCCCTTCAAGACTGCCCAGGCAGAG ATCCTGAAAATCTTGAAAGACAAGATTGTGGTAGGACACGCCATCCACAATGACTTCCAAGCCCTGAAGTACTTCCACCCGAAAGACAGGACCCGAGACACCAGCCAGAGCCCTGTGCTGAACcagagggcagggctgcccggCAGGGCCAGCATCTCACTGAAGAGCCTGGCCAGGCAACTGCTACAGAAAAAGATCCAG GTCAGCTGCAAAGGGCACTCATCGGTGGAGGATGCTCGGACGGCCATGGAGCTGTACAGACTGGTAGAGGTGCAGTGGGAGACAGAGCTGGCCCGCAGCCTGCCCCCtcggccccccagccccatcgAAGATCCCACCGCTGACAGCATCCAGTACATGGATGACCAGTACTGGCCCACAGACCTGATGACAAGCAGTCTGTGA
- the AEN gene encoding apoptosis-enhancing nuclease isoform X2 → MQIIPPGQPMGRQGAWLRRDLPGHVSAAASGPDTWEPRRVGAGGGMPPGKGQMTSLLPAPKVSAPTPGPAAGGCARPPEGPSSPQGRSKKKSRKHQRFMERRALLEQKGLLSPRRRQSSQAPARSALPKADGTRAPRCGKVPKPKQVISTSLSPSASPDSIARHHSMLLSQGNGSCKGVRMSSPLLRPGKYVAIDCEMVGTGPQGRLSELARCSVVNYEGDVIYDKYVRPELPIVDYRTRWSGITKQHMKSAIPFKTAQAEILKILKDKIVVGHAIHNDFQALKYFHPKDRTRDTSQSPVLNQRAGLPGRASISLKSLARQLLQKKIQVSSRNLEVGSSSWVCYEPVWSAWSPPSPWVLSARWRSAAKGTHRWRMLGRPWSCTDW, encoded by the exons ATGCAAATCATCCCTCCGGGACAGCCAATGGGAAGGCAGGGGGCGTGGCTACGACGGGACTTGCCCGGGCATGTGAGCGCGGCCGCTTCCGGACCGGACACGTGGGAGCCGCGCCGGGTCGGGGCAGGCGGCG GGATGCCTCCCGGCAAAGGGCAGATGACctcgctgctgcctgccccgAAGGTCTCAGCGCCCACCCCtggccccgccgcggggggctgTGCTCGGCCCCCCGAGGGACCCAGCTCGCCGCAGGGTCGCAGCAAGAAGAAGAGCCGTAAGCACCAGCGGTTCATGGAGCGCCGGGCGCTGCTGGAGCAGAAGGGGCTGCTGAGCCCCCGCAGGCGCCAGAGCAGCCAGGCCCCTGCACGCAGCGCGCTCCCCAAGGCAGACGGCACCAGGGCACCGCGCTGCGGGAAGGTCCCCAAGCCCAAACAGGTCATCTccacatccctgtccccatccgCCTCTCCGGACAGCATAGCCAGGCACCACTCCATGCTCCTGTCCCAGGGGAATGGCAGCTGCAAGGGGGTGCGAATGTCCTCCCCGCTCCTGCGCCCGGGCAAGTACGTGGCCATCGACTGTGAGATGGTGGGCACTGGTCCTCAGGGCAGGCTGAGCGAGCTGGCACGGTGCTCTGTGGTGAACTATGAGGGCGACGTCATCTATGACAAGTATGTCCGGCCCGAGCTCCCCATTGTGGACTACCGGACACGCTGGAGTGGCATCACCAAGCAGCACATGAAGAGTGCGATTCCCTTCAAGACTGCCCAGGCAGAG ATCCTGAAAATCTTGAAAGACAAGATTGTGGTAGGACACGCCATCCACAATGACTTCCAAGCCCTGAAGTACTTCCACCCGAAAGACAGGACCCGAGACACCAGCCAGAGCCCTGTGCTGAACcagagggcagggctgcccggCAGGGCCAGCATCTCACTGAAGAGCCTGGCCAGGCAACTGCTACAGAAAAAGATCCAGGTTAGCAGCAGGAACCTTGAAGTGGGGAGCAGTTCCTGGGTTTGCTACGAGCCTGTGTGGTCAGCTTGGTCCCCCCCATCTCCATGGGTGCTCTCTGCGAGATGGAG GTCAGCTGCAAAGGGCACTCATCGGTGGAGGATGCTCGGACGGCCATGGAGCTGTACAGACTGGTAG